One bacterium genomic window, GGGCCAGCACCCACCTGCTGAAGATCGCGAGCGGCGGCTTCCCCGACCTCGTGCAGAACGAGCTGTTCTGCCTAACGCTGGCCCGCGGCGTCGGGCTCGACGTGCCCCCCGCGCAGATGGCGGCGACCGCGACGCCGATCCTGATCGTCGAGCGGTACGACCGGCGCACGGACGCCGACGGCACCGTGCGGCGGCTCCACCAGGAGGACTTCTGCCAGGCCCTCGGCCTGCCGCCGGACATGAAGTACGAGAACGAGGGCGGCCCCTCGCTGGCGGCGATGTTCGAGGTCCTCGCCCGCGGCAGCCGCTCCCCGTTGCCCGACAAGCGGGAGCTCCTGAAGTGGGTCCTGTTCAACTACGTGATCGGCAACGCGGACGCCCACGCGAAGAACGTGTCGCTGCTGCACGGCGACCTCGACGACGATCGGGGGCCGCATCTGGCCCCGTTCTACGATCTGGTCTGTACCGAGGTGTACGGCGGCCTGGCGCGCCGGCAGGCCCAGAAGATCGGCGGGGAATACCGCACGGGGAGCATCGGCGGCCGGCACTGGGACCGCTTCTCGGCCGCGATCGACATCAACCCGAAGTACCTGCGCACGGTCGCCGCGGAGATGTGCGCGCGGGTCGAGGCGGCGGCGGTGCCGCTGGCGCGCTCTCTCGGCGCAGGCGGTTCAGGAACCGCGACCCTCGAGCGGATCGCCGGCGTGGTCGGCGGGCGCCTCGGGAAGCTGCGCGCCGACCTCGCCGGCTGAACGGGTCGTCAGCGCCAGGCGCCCAGGATCGCGCCCATCAGCGCCAGCGCGACCACGTCGTGCAGGGCCAGCACGAGGTAGAGCTTCAGCGAGCGGCCCTCGAACAGCAGGTTGGCGCCGGTGACCATGCCCGCCAGGCCGAGGCCCGCGTAGAGGCCGACCCGCGCGCCGTCGAGCCAGGAGGTCGCGCCGGCCCAGCCGACGAACACGGCCAGGGTCAGCGCCATGACCGCGCCGGACAGGAAGGCCCAGACCATCGTGACCGGCTTGTAGTCGGCCGCGACCTGCTCCTTGGTCTTGCCGATGCCGGCCATCCAGGCCTTGCCGAACAGGCCGGGCGAGAACCAGGCGCCGCCGATCACCAGCGACAGGACCGCGCAGGCCAGGACGGCCAGGTAGTTCACCGAGACGGGGGGCATCGCTCACCTCCGGGATGACGGGGAAGGACCGGTTTCGACTGGATCTTCAGCCAACAAGAGCGATTTTGTCCAGGACATTGACGAGCGGACCCACCGCCGACGGGAGACGATGATGACCGCGATCCTGCGCAAGATGACCCTGTGCACATCGACCCTGCTGATGATGCTGGCGGCGGCCCTCCCAGCCGCGGCCGCCGAGGAGTTCGAGCGTGTGCCCTACTCCGGCACCTACGACGTGTTCGCGCGGCCGCACGACGCGCGCGGCGACGGCATGGGCGGCACCGGCGCCGCCGGGGCCGAGGGGGC contains:
- a CDS encoding type II toxin-antitoxin system HipA family toxin, producing the protein MRTLCVFWDEVLVGHLAETGMRAMSFRYAATYLSSARPRPISLSLPLQPEAFDGDVARSWFANLLPEGDIRGHVARRLGVSERNDFALLNGIGGDCAGALRILPEHAAGAQAGKLIPLPWDELEETIAATPRPSLLALVMQDRELRLSLAGAQDKLPVHFADGRLSLPSGNRASTHLLKIASGGFPDLVQNELFCLTLARGVGLDVPPAQMAATATPILIVERYDRRTDADGTVRRLHQEDFCQALGLPPDMKYENEGGPSLAAMFEVLARGSRSPLPDKRELLKWVLFNYVIGNADAHAKNVSLLHGDLDDDRGPHLAPFYDLVCTEVYGGLARRQAQKIGGEYRTGSIGGRHWDRFSAAIDINPKYLRTVAAEMCARVEAAAVPLARSLGAGGSGTATLERIAGVVGGRLGKLRADLAG
- a CDS encoding DUF1761 domain-containing protein: MPPVSVNYLAVLACAVLSLVIGGAWFSPGLFGKAWMAGIGKTKEQVAADYKPVTMVWAFLSGAVMALTLAVFVGWAGATSWLDGARVGLYAGLGLAGMVTGANLLFEGRSLKLYLVLALHDVVALALMGAILGAWR